The Terriglobales bacterium sequence ACGACGACCGCTTCCGGCATCGGCCGGCCGCCGGTGATGCGCTTCAGGAACTCGGGCACGTCCGCCGGGGAGTCGGGGCTGCCGTGGGCGAGGAGCAGGACCGCGAGTTTGGGGTCGGGGGCCACGTCGTATCGATTTCAGATCTCAGATTGCAGATTTCAGATTGAAGATTTCTCGAAAGTATCGGCCAGATCTGAAATCTGAATTCTGCAATCTGAAATCCGCAATCGGGTTTTCTTCCTACTGCACCACTTCAGTCATGGAGAACTCTCTCACGAACTCGACCAGCGCTTTCACGTTCTCCACCGGCGTTTCCTGCAGGATGCCGTGTCCGAGATTGAAGATGTGTCCCGGTCGTCCGGCGGCGCGGCGCAGGACCTCGTGGGCGCGGCGCCGCAGGGTCTTCTGGTCGGCGAAGAGCAGCACCGGGTCGAGGTTCCCCTGGACCGCAGCCTTGTATTCGACGCTCGCCCAGGCTTCGTCCAGGGGGATACGCCAGTCCACCCCGATGACATCGGCGCCGGTCTCGGCCATCGAGGGCAGCAGGGTGGCGCTGTCGGTGCCGAAATAGATGATCGGGGCGCCGGACTTCTTGAGCTCCTGCACCAGCTTGCTCACGTGAGGCAGAACGTGCTCGCGGTAATCCTCGACGCTCAGGCATCCCACCCAGGAGTCGAAGACCTGGAAGGCGTCGGCGCCGGCCTTCACCTGCTCCTGCGAGTAGGCGGCGAGCACGTCGACGAGCTTTTGCATCAACTCGCCCCAGGCGCGCGGCTGGGTGTACATCATCTTCTTAGTGTGGACGTAGTTGCGCGAGCCGCCGCCCTCGATCATGTAGCTGGCCAGGGTGAAGGGCGCGCCGCAGAAGCCGATGACCGGCCGCGAATCCCCGAAATGCTTGACCACGGCGCGGATGGCGTCGGAGACGTAGCCGAGTTCCCGCCAGCGGTCGGTGCGCAGGGCGCGCACATCGTCGGGTTCGCGCACCGGCCGTTCGATCACGGGCCCTTCGCCGGCGGCGAAGTGGAAGGGCAGGCCCATGACCTCGAGCGGCAGCAGGAGGTCGGCGAAGATGATGGCGGCGTCCACGTCCAGGATCTCGGCGGCCTCGACGGTGACCTGGGCGGCCAGCTCCGGCTTCTTGCAGATCTCGACCAGCGAATGGTGCTTGCGGATGGCGCGGTACTCGGCCATGTAGCGGCCGGCCTGGCGCATGAACCACTGCGGGGTGACGTCCACCGGCTGGCGGCGGCAGGCGCGGACAAAGCGGGAATTGGACGCGGACATTCGACTCTTACTGTACCAAAAGGCCCGCACTCCCCGGTGTGACCGGTGAACGGCCACCGGTGATTGGCATCACATGGAGGCAGCAGCCACAGGAGCTTCCCGACGTCAATCCTGAGGGGCTTCAGCCCCGAAGGACCTCGCGTGCTGCACGCGAGATGCTTCGGCCCTAAAGGGCCTCAGCATGACGCCACGCGATTGCTCAGGCCGCGGCCCGGGCCATCAGCTCCTTACGGCTCAGGCCCAAAATGCCGTGCTTGTTGCCCACGTTGCGGAACGCCTGGATGGCGCGGTCCAGGTGATGGCGCTCGTGGGAGGCGGAGAGCTGGGTGCGGATGCGGGCCTGGCCCTTGGGCACCACCGGGAAGAAGAATCCGACGGCGTAGATGCCTTCGGCGAACAGGTCGCGGGCGAAGTCCTGGGCCAGCTTGGCGTCGTAGAGCATGACCGGCACGATCGGGCTCTCGCCTTCTTTGATGTCGAAGCCGGTGTCCTTCAGCAGGCGTCGCCAGTACTTCGCGTTCCATTCCAGCTTGTCGCGGCGCTCGGTCCCGCGAGTGATGATGTCCATGACTTTCATGGCGCCCGCCACCACCACCGGGGGCACCGCATTGGAGAACAGGTAGGGTCGGGCGCGCTGGCGGCACAGTTCGACCAACTCGCGGCGGCCGCTGACGATCCCGCCGGAGGCACCGCCCAGAGCTTTGCCCAGGGTGGTGGTGATGACGTCGATCTTGCCCATCACGCCGCAATGCTCGTGGGTGCCACGTCCGGTTTTGCCGATGAAGCCGGTGGCGTGCGAATCGTCCACGAAGACCATGGCGTTGTACTTCTCGACCAGGGCGACGATCTGGTCGAGCTTGGCCAGGTCGCCATCCATAGAGAAGACGCCGTCGGTGATGACCATGCGGAAGCGCTTGTCCTGGTGCTCCTGGAGTTTCTCCTCCAGGTGGGCCATGTCGGAGTGCTTGTAGGTGTCCTGCATGGCCTTGGCCAGGCGCATGCCGTCCACGATGGAGGCGTGCACCAGCCGGTCGGCGATCATCACGTCCTGTTCCGACAGGCAGGCCTCGAAGAAGCCTCCGTTGGCGTCCATGCAGGAGGGGAAGAGCAGCGTGTCTTCGGTGCTCAGGAAGTCCGTGAGCCGCTTTTCCAGCGCAGCGTGGATGTCCTGCGTACCGCAGATGAAGCGCACCGACGACATCCCGTAGCCGCGGTCGTCCAATCCGTCGTGGGCGGCGGCGATGACCTCGGGATGGCTCGACAGGCCGAGGTAGTTGTTGGCGCACATGTTGATGCACGTCCGGGGCTGTGCGCCGGTGGGGAACTCCACCTCGATCTCGGCGGACTGCGGGGAATGGATCAGGCGTTCTTCCTTGAACAGGCCGGCGTCCCGGAGTCCCTGGAGGTCGGCCTGGTAGGTAGTGCGGACTGCGTCGGAGTAAGCCATGAGTTCACCTCGGTCGGCGAATTGATTCGGCCGCGCCCTGCTCAGGCGGCGGTCAGCTTTGCCGCCTGGAAATGGCGGACCAGGGCCACGATGCTGCGCACGCTGTCGAAGGCCTGGGGCGTGGCGTCGGCGTCGGGGATCCGGATGGCGTATTTCTTTTCCAGGAAGCGCTTGAGAGAGACCATGGAGAAAGAGTCCACGATGCCGCCCGAGATCAGGGGCGTGGTCTCGGTGATCTCGCGGTCGTCTCCTTCCTCCAGGTATTCCTTGATGACGTAATTCAGGACCACGGTCGTGAGTTCGTCCATAAAGGGCCTCGCTAGTCGTTCATGATGGTGGAAAGGTCTCCCACCGGTTCGTTGAATTCCTTGCAGCGCAGGATGCGGCGCACGATCTTGCCGCTGCGGGTCTTGGGCAGCGAGTCCACGAACTCGATCTCCTGCGGCATGGCCAGCGGAGAAAGCCGCTTGCGGATGTGGTTCATGATCTCGATTTCGAGGTCGTCGGAAGGTTCGTAGCCTTTCTTCAGGGCGACGAAAGCCTTCACCACTTCCATGTTCACCGGGTCGGGCTTGGCGACGGCCGCGGATTCCGCCACCGCGGGGCATTCCAGCAGGGCCGACTCGATCTCGAAGGGGCCGACCAGGTGGCCGCCGGTATTGATGACGTCATCGTCGCGGCCCATGAACCAGAAGTAGCCGTCGGCGTCGATGGAGGCGCGGTCGCCGCAGAGATACCAGCCGTTCTTGAACTTGGCCTGGTAGCCGGCGGGATTGTTCCAGTAGCTGCGGATCTGCGACGGCCAGCCGGGACGCAGGGCGATGATGCCGGCCACGCCGGGCTGGGTGATGGGCTGGTAGGTCTTGGGGTTGACGACGGTGGCGGTGATGCCGGGGAACGGCCGCCCCATGGAGCCGGGCTTGATAGGCATGCCCGGAAGATTGGTGATGACGATGCACCCGGTTTCGGTCTGCCAGAAGGTATCGTGGAAGGGTTTGCCGAAAACTTGCTGCGACCAGGTGACTGCCTCGGGATTCAGTGGCTCGCCGACGCTGGCCAAGTGGCGAAGGCTGGAGAGGTCGTACTTGGCGACCAGCTCTTTACCTTCTCTCATCAGCAGGCGGATGGCGGTGGGCGCCGAGTACCAGACGGTGACGCGGTGGCGGGCCAGGAACGAGTACCAGGCTTCGGCGTTGAAGCCGGAGTCGAGCACCACCTGGGTGATGCCGTTCGCCCAGGGGCCGATGATGCCATACGACGTCCCGGTCACCCAGCCGGGGTCGGCGTTGCACCAGTAGATGTCGTCGGGGCGCAGGTCAAGCACCCACTTGGTGGTGAGGTACTGGGCGATGATCGAGTAATGGACGTGCTGCGCGCCCTTGGGCTGCCCGGTGGTGCCGGAGGTGTAGTGCAGGAGCGAGGGAGACTCCGGCGTGGTGGGATACACATCGAAGCTTTCCAGGCGCGGCGCCTCCTCCATCTGGAATGAGGTCTCGTGTTCCTGAAGGGGAGCGCCGGCGGCGTCCACCAGGATGATGTCGCGCAAGTGAGGCAGCTTGTCCCGCACCTTGCGCACCTTGGCGACATGCTTCTTCTGGGTGATGATGGCCGCGGTCTGCGCGTCGGAAAGCCGCACCAGGAGCGATTCGTCACCGAAGGCCGAGAACAACGGCTGGGCCACGGCGCCGGTCTTCAGGATCCCCAGCAGGCCGATGTACAGCTCGGGCACGCGGTCCATGAACAGGCAGACGTGCTCGCCGGGCTGTATCCCCAGATCGCGCAGGAAGTGTGCGATGGTGTTCGACAGGATGCGCACGTCGTCGTAGGTGTAACGCTTCTGCGTGCCCTGGAAGTCTTCCCAGATCAGGGCCGGCTTGGCGCCCAGGCCGACGTGGCAGAGGCGGTCGCTGCACATCCACCCGATGTTGATGGGGGTGCCGGGCCGGTAGCCCAGCTCCAGTTCCGCGACGCCCCAGTCAAGGTCTTCCTGCAACCGGTCGTAAACGGACTTCGGAGCGACAAGCGTGCTGCCCATAGGCGTATCCGATCTTGGTGCAGGTCAGCTTTCCAGGATCACCATGGCGCCGGTGAAATCCCGGCTGACGCTGGTTGACAGCCTGATGTGCCTCACCCCCAGTTGTTCGGAACGGTGCTTGAGTCGGCGGTGGAGAGCGATGTTGCCGGAGTCGAGCCCGACTTCTACCTCGCGGAAGACGGCGAGATCGTCGGCGGAGACCCCGAGGGCCTTGAGTGCGGCCTCTTTGGCGGCGAAGCAGGCGGCATAACGGCGGGCCGGGCGTCCGGCGGCGTTGCAGGAGCGGACTTCTTCCGGGCTGAAGACGCCATCACCCTGCCGCCACTCGTCGCGCGCCAGCTCCTGTTCGACCCGGCGGTTCTCCAGCAGATCGATGCCAATGCCGAGGATCATGGCCTGGGACACCAACCTAAGCCTGCGCCTGCGGACGGGAGGCGCGCCGTGACGCGGGTCACAGCAGAGGATGACAGGGAAAGCTAGGCTGCAAAAACGGCCAAAGCAGACCGCTACCCTCCATCCTCGTCTGCGGCACCCCAAGAACCGCGGCCTCCGGGCCTTACTTTGTCGGCCTCGCCAGGTACAGGTCGGACACCTCGCGCGTGTAGCCGTACACGATCGTCTTCCCGTCAGCGCTTACGCGGATATTGTTGACGCCCATCACGCCGGTGGCATCGTGAGGCAGGATCTCAGTCAGGAACGTACGTGCGCCGGTCCGGCGGTCGAGGCGCCAAAGCTTGACTTGCTTGCCGTCCCTCTCCGCCAGATAGAGCGTTCCCACGTCAGCCGATCCGCCCACCACGCCCTCGTTCGGACGCAGCGGAGAAAATGGCTCAACAGCTCCTGTCGCCAGGTTGAACAGTTGCAATCCGTCAGCCGTCTGCCGGACTTCACAGCAGCCGCTCCGAGCCACTCCGAGTACGAAGGATCCCGGCGGCGTATGGGCTCGCGGGTTGCCGCCGTCGAAGTCGGTCTCCATGGTCTGGCGCTTGCCTTCGGGGTTCGTGCCATTGATCAGCAGGTGTTTGCTGTCGGCGCTGAAGCCCACGATCTGCCCATTCTGCAGTTTGCTCGGGCCCAGATCCACAGTCTTCGGTTCGCCCGCCCCGGTCGGAATCACCCTGAATTGCAGCGGGTTCGAAATGGTGCCGAGAACCCATTTGCCGTCGTTCGATAGAGCCATAGAATAGCCTTCCGAAAGCCTGACGGCCGGCGAGCCATCCACACCACGCAGATAAGTCGTGCCGGTCGGGCCGCCGGCCTTACCTCCCTCGTGGAACAACACCAGTTTTCCATCCGCCGAAAGCGCCGAAAACACCGGTCGATCCAGCCAATCCAGGTTTCGCTCTTTCCCGTCCACGATGGCGATGATGGATCGCGTGCGGCTGTTGACCGTCACCAGTGCCATGCCATCGGAATCGATGTCGTGCAGCGTCATCTCGCCGGGAGCGATCAGCAGCACCCGCCGCCTTCCCGTGGTGCTCAGCGCCAGCAACTGTCTGGAAGCCACGCCCTGCTGCGGCACGGCGGTGAACCAGACTTCGTTGTCGGGCGCCCATGCCAGCCCTTGCACGCCCGGGAAATATTCGCTGCTCGCGCGCACCTTCCCATCGGTGGCGATGATGGTTACCTTGCCGGCATCGTCGCCATTGGCTTCGTGCGCCAGGAATGCGATGGCGTCGCCTTTCGGCGACACCCGCATGTGGCCGATCCAGCCCTGCGTTGGCTGCTTGTAGATCACCTTACCCAATGGATACTCAATCACCCACTCGCCATCGCGGACCCGCGCCACTGCAAGCTGGCTGCCATCCGGGCTCCAGTCGGCCCACGCCACTTGTTCCGCGACCTCTCGGGGCGCCGTTCCGGAGGCCAACGCCACCCGTGCCAGCGTCCCCACGCGCACGAAGCCCGCCATCTGAACGTCGGGTTTCAGCAGCACAGCCAGTTCACCCGTGGACGAAGCCGCCAGCAACTCCGCATTCCCCAGCCCCAGACCGAGCGGACGCGACTCGCGGCTGTCGGCCACGGTCGAGAACACCTCGTCGGAGTCGCCGCCCCATTGTGCGCTGTAAAGCACCGTTTTCTTGTCGGCCGCGAACCGCGCGCTAAAGACCGTGCCGCGCCGGAACGTCAGTTGCTGGAATTCGAGCCGCTCTTCGTGGCGAAATCTCATCGCCGCTGTGCCCGCCACCATCGCAACCACGATCGCCACCGCTGCGGTGATCATCCACTGCCGCGGATGCCATGCCAGGCCTCCGCGCATCATCGCCTTCTCCGCCGAACTCCCCGACAGATGCGAAAGTGCCGCCAAGTCGAACGCCAAGTCCCGCGCCGATTGGAACCGGTGCCCAGGGTCCTTTTCCAGGCAATGTCGGATGATCCGCTCCAACCCGGGCGAAACATGCAGCTTGTCGGTGTCGAGTTCTGGCGGTTCTTCCTTCAGGATGGCGTTCATCGTCTCTACGCTCGAGTCCCCGCGGAACGCCTGCTTGCCGGAAATCATTTCGTACGCGACTGCCCCGAAGCTGAAGATGTCGCTGCGCGCGTCCACCTCTTTGCCGCGCACTTGCTCCGGCGACATGTAGCCCACGGTCCCCAGGACCATGCCCGGTGTGGTGGGCGTTGCACCAGCTGACGTCAGCGTGTCTCCGGGCCCGCCGGCCGCTGCCGCCCGTTCTCCCTTGCCGTTCTGTGGCCGCAGCTTTGCCAGGCCGAAGTCGAGGATCTTCACCCGCCCATCGCGTGTGATGAAGACGTTCTCCGGCTTGAGGTCTCGGTGTACGACCCCCTTTTCGTGCGCCGCTGCCAGGCCTTCCGCGATCTGCACCAGCAATTCCACCGCCTTACGCGGTGCGATGGCGCCATCCTTCAGCCGCTCGCGGATGGTTTGCCCCTCCAGCAGCTCGGAGACGATGTACGGCGCGCCTTCGTGGGTGCCGATGTCGAACAGGCCAAGGATGTTGGGGTGGTTCAGTGCCGCCACCGTCCGCGCCTCCTGCTCGAATCGGCGCAACCGGTCCACGTCCGCGGCAAACGATGCCGGCATTACCTTGACCGCGACGTCGCGACCCAGACGCGTGTCGTGCGCCCGGTACACCTCGCCCATGCCGCCCGCGCCCGCCGGCGACTGGATCTCATAAGGGCCGAGTTTCGTGCCAGAAGTGAGGGTCATCTGTGGGCTCGATTATAGATGAGCACTACTGTGACAGTCGGCGACGATGCGGAATGGATGGTCGGCAAATCGGAGACGATCCCCTGATCGATCATGTTTCGCGCCCTTTCGGCACGCGTCAAGACGTGCCCTTCCACCGCAGGCCGTGCTTGTACCGGAACAAAGGCCGACCTGGGTGCATTGACGGAACCGACGGAAACTCGCATCATAGGCGATTGATCCTGTGGGGCTGCCCCAGCCAGTTCATCCAAAGAAGGTTCGATGACCACGACTGCGCGCACCAATCCGCTCACCTACCTGACCGACACCCTGAACGAGCTCAAGCAGAAGGGCACGCACTTCTCGCTGCGGGTGCTGGAGGACGAGCAGGCCCCGGAGTGCACCTTCGATGGCAAGAAGGTCATCAACCTGGCGTCGAACAATTACCTGGGCCTGACCACGCATCCCAAGCTGCGCGAGGCGGCGCTGGCGGCGACCAAGAAGTACGGTGTGGGCTCGGGGGCGGTGCGCACCATCGCCGGCACCATGAAGATCCACATGGAGCTGGAGGAGAAGATCGCGCGTTTCAAGAACGTGGAGGCCTGCGTGGTCTTCCAGTCGGGCTTCGCGGCCAACGCGGGGACGGTGTCGGCGGTGCTGGGCAAGGGCGACTTCATCATCTCCGACCAGCTCAACCACGCCTCCATCATTGACGGGGCGCGGCTGTCGCGCGCCAACATCAAAGTATTCCGCCACAAGGACATGACGGAGGCGGAGGAACTGCTGAAAGAAGTCGAGGGCGAGCCGGGGCGCAAGCTGCTGATCACCGACGGCGTGTTCTCCATGGACGGCGACATCGGGCCGCTGCCCGCGCTGTGCGACCTGGCGGAGAAGTACGGCGCCATCATGATGGTGGACGACGCGCACGCCTCGGGCGTCCTGGGGCGCAATGGGCGCGGCACCGTGGACCACTTCAACGTCCACGGGCGGGTGGACATCCAGGTGGGCACGCTGTCGAAGGCCATCGGAGCGCTGGGCGGGTACGTCTGCGGCATTCGCGACCTGATCGACTTCCTCTACCACCGGGCGCGGCCGTTCCTGTTCTCGACCTCGCATCCGCCATCGGTGGCCGCCACCTGCATCGCCGCCTTCGACGTGCTGGAGCAGGAGCCGGAGCGCATCGAACGCCTGTGGGAGAACACGCGCTACTGGAAGAAGGAGCTGGGCGGGCTGGGCTTCGATATCGGGGGCAAGGGCACGCCGGCCAGCGAGACCCCGATCACGCCCATCATCATCGGCGACGGCAAGCTGACCATGGACTTCTCCCGCGAGCTGTTCAAGGAAGGCGTGTTCGGCACCGGCATCACCTATCCGACGGTGCCCGAGGGCAAAGCACGCATCCGCACCATCATGACCGCCACCCACACCCGGGACGAGCTCGACCGGGCGCTGGAGGTGCTGAAGCGGGTGGGCAAGCGGATGGGGATTCTCTAGGCCAAGATTTGTGATTTGCGCTTGGTGATTTGTGATTGCGTATCCAGCAGTCGGCTGCGTTCAATCGCCAATCACAGATCGCAAATCCGCTGTGCTACGATGCCGCACCTTCTGGATAGGGGGGAGCAGATGCACCGACCCGGCATTTCCCGCCGTCGCTTTCTTGCCGCCACCTCGTGTTTCGGAGCGGCTTACGCCGTTGCCCGCTTCATCCCGCTGCCTGCGATGGCGCAATCGGTCGCGCAGGACTCCCGCGTCGCGGCGGCGCCGCTGCTGGACAAAGGCTTTGCGTCGGTCCGCAAGATCGGCCAAGGCGTGTACGCCAACATCGCGGACCTGTCGAAGGGATTGCAGAGCATGTCGAATGGCGGCTTCCTGGTGGGACGCGACGCCGCCTTCCTGATCGAGGGATTCCGCACGCCCACCGGCGCCAGCTTCCAGATGGACGCACTGCGCATGGTCAGCCAGGTCCCGGTCCGGGCCGCGCTGGACACCCACTACCACTTCGATCACTCCATGGGGAACGCCGTCTACGGCGCCCACGACATCCCGGTGTGGGGGCACGCGAAAGTCGCCGCGCGCATGATGGAGAGCTACGGCGCGCTGCAGGGGACCGACCGGGCCGCATTTCTGGCCGGCTTCGAGAAGCGGGTGCATGACGCCCACACGGACAGCGAGCGGCAGCACGCGGAATCCGACCTCGGCGTCGCCACCCTGATCTTTGACACGACCCAGTCGACGGTATTAGCGCTGCCTAACCATCCGCTCGATCCAGCGAAACTCCCCGTGACCGTGGACGCCGGCGGACTGATGGCGGTGATCGAGAGCTTCCCGGGCCACTCGGGGACCGATCTCATCGTGCGCGTTCCCGAGCAGAACATCGTTTTCACCGGCGACCTGCTGTTCAACGGCCTCTATCCGGTCACCTTCGACGCTTCAATCTCCGCCTGGCGCAAGACGCTGACCCACTTTGCCGCGCTGGGCAAAGACACGCTGTTTGTCCCCGGCCACGGACCGCTGTGCGGCCAGGAAGGCGTCGCACTTTTCGCCGCGATCTTTGACGACCTGGCTGAGTATGCGGAGAAGACCCACAAGGCCGGCGTACCGGCCGCCGAAGCCATTGCGCGCTATGCGGTCCCGGAGAAGTTCAAGAACCAGTACATCTTCGCCTGGGGTTTCACCGTCGGCTCGACCATCAACAAGCTGTACGAGGAGTGGGGCGGGAAGTAGGCGGCGCTCAGCCGTTACGGTGGACGAAGTGGCCGGCGACGAGGGTTGCGACCACTTTCCCCACGAGTTGACAGCCGTCGAAGGGCGTGTTTTTCGATTTCGAGAGTGACTTTGCCGCTTCGAAGGTCCAGCGCTTGGCCGGATCGAATACGGTGACGTCGGCGAAGGAGCCGCGCACCAGCGAGCCGCGGCCGCGCAGGTTGAAGATGCGCGCCGGGTTGGTGGACATCAGCTCGACTAGGCGCGGCAGCGCCATCTTGCGCTCGCGGTGCAGCCGGGTGATGGCCAGCCCCAGCGCCGTCTCCAGCCCGGTGATGCCGAAGGGGGCACGGTCGAACTCGACGTTCTTCTCGTGCGCAGCGTGTGGGGCGTGGTCGGTGGCGATGGCGTCGATGGCGCCGTCGTCGAGCGCCGCCAGGATGGCCTCGCGGTCGGCGGCCGAGCGCAGCGGCGGGTTCATCTTGCAATTCGTATCGAAGTCGCCGACATTCTCGTCGAGCAGGGAGAAGTGGTGGGGCGTGACCTCGCAGGTGATACGGGCGCGCGACTTCTTGCCCCGCCGGACCGCCTTCAGCGCGGCCGCGGTCGAGATGTGGGCGACATGGAGATGCCCGTTGGTGTTGCGGGCGAAGTTGACGTCGCGCTCGACGATGTTGGCTTCGGCGTCGGCGCTCATGCCGCGCAATCCCAAGCGGAAGGCAGTGGGGCCGTCGTGCATGACGCAATGCGCGGTATGGCGCGTGTCCTCGGCGTGCTGTACCACCGGCATGTTGAGGGCGCCGGCCAGGCGCAGCGCGTCGCGCATGACGGTTTCGTCGAGGATGGGCTTGCCGTCGTCGGTGACGGCGACCGCGCCGGCTTTCTGCAACCCCGCATAGTCGCTCAACTGCTTGCCTTCGCTGCCCAGAGTGGCGGCGGCCACGGGAAAGACATTGACCACGGCGCCGCGCTCCGCCTCCAGCATCCAAGCCGTGATTCTTGCCGAGTCGTTGACCGGTGATGTGTTGGGCATGCAGCAGACCGAGGTGAAGCCCCCGGCGGCGGCGGCGCGGGTGCCGGTGGCGATGGTCTCCTTGTGCGACTGACCGGGCTCACGCAAGTGAGCGTGAAGGTCGATGAATCCCGGGCAAACGACCAGGCCGCGGGCGTCGAAGCTCTCGTCGGCGGAGCCGCGGACCTTTCCCTTGGGCGCAAGCTCGGCGACGAAGCCGTCGCGCAGCAGCAGGTCCATGTCGGCGTCGATGTTCTGCGCCGGATCGATCACCCGGCCGCCCTTGATCAGGATCGATCCGTTCTTGCGAATCGCACTCATCAGGCGGCCCCCACGGCGGTAGCCAGGATGGCCATGCGTACGGGGACGCCGTTGGCCACCTGTTCGCGGATGACCGATTGCGGGCCGTCGGCGACGTCGCTGGTGAGCTCCAGGCCGCGCACGATGGGCCCGGGATGCATGACGATGGCGTCGCGGCGGGCGAGTTTCAGCTTCTCGGCAGTGAGCTGGTAGGCGGCGGTGTAGTCTTCGAGGTTGATGTGCCGGTGCACCAGGCGTTCTTTCTGGATGCGCAGCATCATGACCACGTCGGCGCCGCGGATGGCGTCGTCGAGATGACGGGTGATGCGCAGGCCCTTGGCGAGACTGGCGGCCGCGTCCGGCAGGAAGTCCGGGGGGCCGCACAGGGTCACCTGCGCGCCCATGCGGGCGAGGAGGAAGACGTTGGAGCGGGCCACGCGCGAATGGTAGATGTCGCCGACGATGGCGACCCTGAGCCCGCGCAAGGTCTTCTTGTGGCGCAGCATGGTGTAGGCATCGAGCAGCGCCTGCGAGGGATGCTCGTGCATGCCGTCGCCGGCATTGACCACCGGAATATCGATGAAGCGCGCGAGGGTGCTGGCCGCCCCCGAAGACGGATGCCGGAGGATGATGGCCTGCGCCCCCAGGGCCTGGAGGGTGTAGCCGGTGTCCACCAGCGATTCGCCCTTCTCGATGCTGGAGGATTGCGAACTGATCAGCGCGGTCTGCGCGCCCAGCGCCTTGGCGGCGTATTCGAACGAGGTGCGGGTGCGGGTGGACGCCTCGTAGAACAGGAGCGCGATGCGGCGGTCGCGCAACAGCGGGCGGGGACGGCCGCCGGCCATGCGGCGCGTCAGGCGCAAGAGCGCATTGATCTCATCGGGAGCGAGTTGTTCGATGCCCAACAGCGAGTGCGGGCGCTTGGCCATGAGCTAGGAGTTCCTCTCGACCAGCATCACGTGTTCGGTCTTGTCCGTCTCCTTGAGGCCCACCTCGATGCTCTGCTGCCGCGTGGTCTGGAAATGACGTCCGACAAAGGCGGCCTCGATGGGCAATTCGCGGTGCCCGCGGTCCACCAGGACGCAGAGCTGCACGCGCCGCGGGCGGCCGTGGTCCATCAGCGCGTCGAGCGCGGCCCGGGTGGTGCGCCCGGTGAAGAGCACGTCGTCCACCAGGATGACGTTCTTGTCCTGGATGGGAATGCCGAGGTCACTCTTCTGCACCACCGGCTTGGGCCCGACGGTGGAGAGATCGTCGCGGTAGAGAGCGATGTCGAGGGTGCCTACGGGGATGGTCTTCTTCTCGATCTTGCCGATCAGGGCGGCCAGGCGCTGCGCCAGGGGAACGCCGCGGCGGCGGATGCCGACGAGCGCGAGGTTTTCGGTGCCGTTGTTCTTCTCGACGATCTCGTGCGCCAGCCGCACCAGCGTGCGCTCGATCTCGGAGGCGGACATCAGTTGCCGTTCGCGCTGCTGGGCGCGGTTGATTGCCTGCGAACTCATAAAGGAAGACCTGCCGGGAACTGGGCATGATACTTGGAGGGCGAAACAGCAGCAAGTGCGGACCCGGCCGCCTAGCGCGAGCCGCGGGCCGACACGGCGCCCGCCAGCGCCCCCGCGAGGACCCCGCAAATCACTGAAAACAAAAGCAATAGAGCCAGCATCATGGTGATGAAGGTGGCGAAGCCGCTATTGCTGGCGATGAAGTCCATAGCCTGGCTGGCCTGGGGCGTGGGGTAGTTGGCGGAGGCCTCGCGCATAGAGTCAATGACGAACTTATGCAATTGCGGTCCCTGGCCCAATCCGAAGACGGCAACGAGGAACATTGTCACCCAGGCGAGGAATGAGGCCAGGCCAGTCGCCGCGCC is a genomic window containing:
- a CDS encoding aspartate carbamoyltransferase catalytic subunit, whose product is MAKRPHSLLGIEQLAPDEINALLRLTRRMAGGRPRPLLRDRRIALLFYEASTRTRTSFEYAAKALGAQTALISSQSSSIEKGESLVDTGYTLQALGAQAIILRHPSSGAASTLARFIDIPVVNAGDGMHEHPSQALLDAYTMLRHKKTLRGLRVAIVGDIYHSRVARSNVFLLARMGAQVTLCGPPDFLPDAAASLAKGLRITRHLDDAIRGADVVMMLRIQKERLVHRHINLEDYTAAYQLTAEKLKLARRDAIVMHPGPIVRGLELTSDVADGPQSVIREQVANGVPVRMAILATAVGAA
- the pyrR gene encoding bifunctional pyr operon transcriptional regulator/uracil phosphoribosyltransferase PyrR encodes the protein MSSQAINRAQQRERQLMSASEIERTLVRLAHEIVEKNNGTENLALVGIRRRGVPLAQRLAALIGKIEKKTIPVGTLDIALYRDDLSTVGPKPVVQKSDLGIPIQDKNVILVDDVLFTGRTTRAALDALMDHGRPRRVQLCVLVDRGHRELPIEAAFVGRHFQTTRQQSIEVGLKETDKTEHVMLVERNS